Below is a genomic region from Miscanthus floridulus cultivar M001 chromosome 1, ASM1932011v1, whole genome shotgun sequence.
AATGATACATGCCTTTGCTATAGACATACACCATCATCTCCAATTTTAAGACACCAATAATCGAGCAGGACATTTGAGTGCTTCACAAGGCGTGTCATGCATCACTTACATTTTCCTCCCCAGAAGATCATCTTGTTTGTGTGCCATTCAGTTGGTGTTTAGCAATGTGTGGAGAAGACACATATGGTGATTGTAGCCACCATCAAACCAATCTAACAAAGCTACATGAGTTTGAGATATAGGGAAATGTTACTTTACACCCAAGTCAAGATAGCAGTCTTCATATTGTTGTTCAATATTTCCTTTGAAAGAATCAGGAGGGTTGCCCCCTACTACTAGTTAtgtgcacatatatatatatatatatatatatatatatatatatatatatatatatatatatatatatatatataaagaaaagcAACAATAAAAGTACAACTTGTCAAGGGAGTCAGGAAACAAAGAAAGTGACAAAGAAAATCAGGAAGATTACAACTGGGCTTCGAGCCATTGGGAATTAGAGGGAAGTATCTGCCTTTCGCTCGATGAATAATCAAAGTGAATTCTTTTCTAAAAATTGATATGCAATTGTGAAGGGTTGGTGTTATTCCTCTGAAAACAAGATCGTTTCTTGACATCCTTATGCTCCAACACATGAGGCCAATCATTTCCATGTAGAACAGTACTTGGAGTTGATGCTTGAAGGATCTAAAGATGTCTTTTGGCTCTTGAAGTCCGTCTAGTTGTAGATTGTGGGAGCACCAACAAGCTGTCACAAAATTGCAGTAGCAGATTCCTCAATTGAAGATGTGCAATGTACACAATTGTAAGACTGGTGAACCATATTCTTGCACTTCAAAAGTTCACGTGTACTAAGTCGGTCCCTGAGAAGCGGCCAACAAAAGACTTTGTGCTTCGACTGAAGTGAGGATTTTCATAGCCACTTAAAAGCTTTGTGTGTTGGTAAGTGACCAAAGAGAGTTTTATTTGCTTTGGCAACTGAAAAGTTTGTTGAACCCCAAATGTAGGTCCACTTGTCATTATCCTGTGTAAGGTGGAGATTTTGAAGATCTAGAGAAAAAATTTGTAGCTGCGCAAAGGCTGTGACAGACAAAGGTAGATGGAAGAGTAGCTGCGGACTATCTGGATTTTTTGCCTTGGAGATAGAAATCTTGTCGTTCTTTGCAAAGGAGTGCAATTCGGGATAAAATTGATCGAGAACTCTGTCATTACAGAGGTCCTCCCATAAAAGACAGTTTGTACTGTTCTGAACTATAATTGAGGCGACCCATTTATAAGTGTTTAAAAGTCTCAAGATATCTCTCTACCAAAAGGAACCTTTCGTAATTTGACTATAGAGTTTGTTGTTAGTGTAATGCTTTTCCCAAATCAACGCAACCTAGGGGGTATCTACCTTGTTGAAAAACATATGGAGGTTCTTCAACATGTGGGCTTCATTTTGTGTTCTTAGATTTAGAACACTTAGACCACCTTCAGGCTTTGGAGTGCAAATCACTAACCATGCTACTTTTTGGGGAGTTTTGTTGTTGATATCTACCCCACGACAAAGACACTTACGGTATTTATCAATTTGCTCAATTACAATGAAATGTAGTTTGAAGGTGCACATATAAAAGGTCGGTAGAGAAGGAAAACTACATTAACCAACTAAAGATGGACAGCTTGAGAAAGGAAAAGTGAAGTGGAGACAAGTCTTTGTTCAAATTTTGTAATAAGGGGTAGAAAATCAATCACCTGTGATTTTGTTAAGCCTAGTGGAAAAGGCCTAGGTAAGTGAAAGGTAGAGTATCTTGGGCACATCCAAAGGTAGCAGCCAGAAGTTCTAATTTGTCTAGAGTAACATTAATGGGGTCATCAATGACTTTGCATAATTTACTCTCAGGCCTACTGATTCAACAatgttcagcatgttcgcttgttggtttcagacagggcttatcagccagccaataatatttttctctcacaacaaaccagcaccagccgggcttatcagcccagaaatcaGCCAGCGAACAGGCTCGTTGTTGAGTAAAGCTTTGAGAGTAAAAAGCTCCCTTCCACATGCTTTCATGATAGTGAGAGTTTTGTCTGTATATTGGATAATTGGAAATTTTTGTGTCTGCATATTGCAGGAGGTCTGCAGCAAAACAATGAAAGGTTTTTCCAGGTGTTCCATTGAGAAGAATCGAAGAAGTGCTAGATACAAAAAATCATTTTCATCCATCTCGTTCACTTGGGTCCAAAACCTTTGGGCAACATGACCTGTATCATAGCCTCATGCTCAACCTTGCCTCATGCTCAACCTTGTTAAATGCTTTCTCAAAGTGAAGCTTAAGAATGACAAGTTCTTTCTTAGAGTGATGACAAAGGTGAAGGTATTCAAAAGGCCAAGCAAGGCAATCTTGTATAGTCCTTGATTTGatgaaaatatattatttttGATGAACAAGTCGCATGATGTAGACTTGTAATCTGTTGACAAGGAGCTTTGTGATAATTTTCATTGTGCAATGCAGAAGCGAAACGGACCTAAAGTTATTGGAGGAGGCTTTTTGGGACTGGGTTATAAGTAAGGCAACGTATCAAGTGCAAACCAACATCTCTATGCAAACTGTGCAAACCAACTGCGTAGGAGATGTGGGAGGGGGGATTTGCAAAAGTGTGATTAGGAGCGGGCATAATTACACTTTTGCAAATcccccctcccacctctcccccgcagttggtttgcacggtttgcacggagaggttggtttgcactagatatgtTCCCTATAAGTAAACCATTAATACTTTGCAGGAAATTAGCGAAACCAATatattaagactaattagtccataatttgacaatattgtgctacagtaaacaaatgctaatgatgaattaattagatttaataaatttattttgcGAATTAGTCACGGCTTATGTAATTTGTTCTATAATTATCTTATGTTTAGTCTTCCTGATTTACATCAAACATTCAAACACCCCCTAAAACGGCAGAGTTACGATTCCGATGCGGAACGGAATGGGTCAGCTCTCGACATATCCGATCCGACCGTTTTCGGGCGTGGCCACTATCCCGCGCGCGGAGTGCTCCACGCGTCCATCCCGGGCCAGGCGTCCTTCACGCCTTCCTTCTCGCCGCCGTCGTGTCCTCCTCCATCCCTGCAGCTGCAGTGGGGGTGGACCGGAGATCTCCGCGCCAGCTCCGATTGGTTCCTCTTTTCCCGCTTCCGTTGGTAAGGAGATACCCTAGCTTCCGTGGATTCGTCTCCTCGTGCagaattttttctttttaatttttggTACGGGCACTCCAACCCGTCCAGCTCGTCGCGGATTCAGTTCATTTGCCGCGCGGCGGAGTACTGGTCTGCAGCTGATTGTTTTTCTTTTCCAACAACTTCTACTGGTCTGCAGCTGATTGTTTTTCTTTTCCAACAACTTCTTCCGCGAGTGTCACTCAGGTCCTCCCTTGAGTCCCTTCCCCTCCCCTGTGCTGTCTGTGCTGCAGCCAAGAGAAGTCGTTGCTGCAGAGTGCAGAGAGCCTTGGATTGGATGTGGGATGAAGCGATGGCATCGGACGGAGGATCCTCCTCTAGCTTCCGTGAGTTGTACGGCAACATCCACGGCCCGGCGGTGCTCACTGGCGCCGCGTTTGCGCTTGTGGCGCTCCTCATCTCGCTCTGGCTCATCCTGCAGCACCTCAGATCGTACAACGATCCAGCCGTAAGTAACTGatgtttttagttttgtttaCGCCACATTACATTCCATGAAAAAGTAGTGATCCCCTGGTGTGTGTAACTGATGTTTATGGCTTGTTTGTTGTTATCCGTGCTGAACATTTGTACTCACCTGCTGCTGAAATCCTGCAGGAGCAGAAGTGGATCATAGCTGTGCTGTTTATGGTGCCTGTTTATGCCTCTGAATCTGTAAGCGCTAGCTCCGCTTGTTCTGATGCCCAGTCGAGGCAGAGAAATGCTATTACTAGAAGTAGTTGTCATTTCGCATCAATAGAGAACTTATCTTGAGAAAATATCAGTGTAGTTCTTCACTACTTCGCGAACAAAATATGAATGGTCGAATGGTGTTTCACTAACTGGCTTCAAGTACTGGTGTGGATGACTGGACGTGTGGTTGTCAAGATTGGCCCTTTCAGAGTAGTTGGGATGCTTTGATTTAGGATCTCCTTTAATTTTCCTTACAATGCAAAGGTACTGACATGAATTGATATCCCATTCCAGTTTCCGATTCTTTTCAGATAATTTCGCTGTGGAATTCAAAGCTCTCTCTGGCTTGTGATATATTGCGGAATTGTTACGAAGCCTTTGCTCTGTATGCCTTTGGACGATACTTGGTCGCTTGCCTTGGTAATACTGCAGAATAATCTGCATCAGCATGTTTGTGATCTTTTTTGTTCTCTAGAGGGATCATTGTAATCTTGTGATGATCAGCTACATATTTATGCTCCCACTCTGTCAGCTCTCTGAATTATTAGTTGCACtcatttttcatttgttgttacATTACGCTTCAGGCGGGGAACGACAAGTGTTCCATTTGCTTGAGAACAGAAGAAGGGATGAGCTGAGCGAGCAGTTGCTAGAGAGTCAAGACAGGACACAAGCTCATAACCGAAGCAGAGTCTACAGTTTCTTTTGTGACCCTAATGCTCTGGGAGAGAACTTGTACACGATTATAAAATTCGGTCTTGTGCAATATGTGAGCTATTTTATAATGAGAATATGTTCCCTTACCCGACACTGGCAGATAATGACATGCCATAACTTTGTTTGACAAAATTGCAGATGATTCTGAAGACACTATGTGCTTTGTTGGCGTTGATCTTGGAGCCTTTTGGGGCCTATGGCGATGGTGAATTCAAGTGGAATTACGGGTATCTGTCTTTTTCACCTTTTTTGGTTATCGAAATTAGCAAAACATCTGAGGTTGAGGAAACCCAAAATTGAGTTTTTATTGCATCAGATTCATAAACTTATTTCTATATTCTACTAAAAAAAGAAACTCTTCAGTATTTCCCTTCTTTCTGTGTGCAAATAATTATGTTTCACTATTATGTTGCTACTATGTTGTTTCCTAACATGTCGTGCTTTTATATGCAGATATCCTTATATTGCTATTGTCATAAATTTCAGCCAGACATGGGCATTGTATTGTCTTGTAAAATTTTACAATGCAACACATGAAAAACTACAGGCAATAAGGCCACTAGCCAAGTTCATAAGCTTTAAGGCCATTGTATTTGCCACTTGGTGGCAAGGAGTTGGCATTGCAATCATTTGCCAAACTGGACTCCTGCCCAAAGAGGGAAAAGTGCAGAACGCACTACAGGACTTCCTCATTTGCATTGAGGTACACCTCCTGGTAAACCATCTCTTCCTCGTTACTTGGGGGTAAAACTCTAATCCCTTTCTGGTAGATGGCTATCGCAGCTGTAGCACACACCTATGTCTTCACTGTGGAGCCATACCAGCAGCGCATCCCTGTACTTGATCATGGGGAAGTCACATGTGAGGAAAGTAAAATGGAGGCGAAGTTAGATGTCAACGATGATACAAGCAGTACACCACCTACCATTGAGGAGCAGGAGACCCATGTTGAAGCTCCAGGGACGAGCATCAAGGAGAGCGTGCAGGATGTTGTCCTCGGTGGCGGCCAACATGTAAACTGATGGCT
It encodes:
- the LOC136542377 gene encoding protein LAZ1 homolog 2-like, which codes for MRNGMGQLSTYPIRPFSGVATIPRAECSTRPSRARRPSRLPSRRRRVLLHPCSCSGGGPEISAPAPIGSSFPASVAKRSRCCRVQRALDWMWDEAMASDGGSSSSFRELYGNIHGPAVLTGAAFALVALLISLWLILQHLRSYNDPAEQKWIIAVLFMVPVYASESIISLWNSKLSLACDILRNCYEAFALYAFGRYLVACLGGERQVFHLLENRRRDELSEQLLESQDRTQAHNRSRVYSFFCDPNALGENLYTIIKFGLVQYMILKTLCALLALILEPFGAYGDGEFKWNYGYPYIAIVINFSQTWALYCLVKFYNATHEKLQAIRPLAKFISFKAIVFATWWQGVGIAIICQTGLLPKEGKVQNALQDFLICIEMAIAAVAHTYVFTVEPYQQRIPVLDHGEVTCEESKMEAKLDVNDDTSSTPPTIEEQETHVEAPGTSIKESVQDVVLGGGQHVVKDVALTISQAIGPVEKGVEKGVGKIQEKFHHISLKPGDKKEPEVDVEEHITENVVDGKPVAVNAEVEVEQKVQDGGKEGETAVVETDVEIKRTEKDDEV